The Pongo abelii isolate AG06213 chromosome 23, NHGRI_mPonAbe1-v2.0_pri, whole genome shotgun sequence genome includes a window with the following:
- the TRMT2A gene encoding tRNA (uracil-5-)-methyltransferase homolog A isoform X2, producing the protein MSENLDNEGPKPMESCGQESSSTLSCPTVSVPPAAPSALEEVEKEGAGAATGPGPQPGLYSYIRDDLFTSEIFKLELQNVPRHASFSDVRRFLGRFGLQPHKTKLFGQPPCAFVTFRSAAERDKALRVLHGALWKGRPLSVRLARPKADPMARRRRQEGESEPPVTRVADVVTPLWTVPYAEQLERKQLECEQVLQKLAKEIGSTNRALLPWLLEQRHKHNKACCPLEGVRPSPQQTEYRNKCEFLVGVGVDGEDNTVGCRLGKYKGGTCAVAAPFDTVHIPEATKQVVKAFQEFIRSTPYSAYDPETYTGHWKQLTVRTSRRRQAMAIAYFHPQKLSPEELAELKASLAQHFTAGPGRASGVTCLYFVEEGQRKTPSQEGLPLEHVAGDRCIHEDLLGLTFRISPHAFFQKVKRVIGVELCPEAVEDARVNAQDNELSNVEFHCGRAEDLVPALVSRLASQHLVAILDPPRAGLHSKVILAIRRAENLRRLLYVSCNPRAAMGNFVDLCRAPSNRVKGIPFRPVKAVAVDLFPQTPHCEMLILFERVEHPNGTGVLGPHSPPAQPTPGPPDDTPQETGAFPSS; encoded by the exons ATGAGTGAGAACCTCGACAACGAG GGCCCGAAGCCCATGGAGAGCTGTGGCCAGGAGAGCAGCAGTACCCTGAGCTGCCCTACAGTCTCGGTGCCCCCTGCAGCCCCCTCAGCcctggaggaggtggagaaagaggGCGCTGGGGCGGCTACAGGGCCGGGGCCTCAGCCCGGGCTCTACAGCTACATCAGGGATGACTTGTTTACCTCTGAGATCTTCAAACTGGAGCTGCAGAACGTACCTCGCCACGCCAGCTTCAGCGACGTCCGGCGCTTCCTGGGCCGCTTTGGTCTGCAGCCCCACAAAACCAAACTCTTTGGGCAACCACCCTGCGCCTTTGTGACATTCCGCAGCGCTGCAGAGAGGGACAAGGCCCTGCGCGTTTTGCATGGTGCCCTCTGGAAAGGCCGCCCACTCAGTGTGCGCCTGGCCCGGCCCAAGGCGGACCCCATGGCCAGGAGGAGGCGACAGGAGGGTGAGAGTGAGCCACCAGTAACACGAGTGGCCGACGTGGTGACCCCTTTATGGACAGTGCCCTATGCTGAGCAGCTTGAGCGGAAGCAGCTGGAGTGCGAGCAGGTGCTGCAGAAACTTGCCAA GGAAATCGGGAGCACCAACCGTGCCTTGCTGCCCTGGCTGCTTGAGCAGAGGCACAAGCACAACAAGGCCTGCTGCCCACTGGAGGGGGTCAGGCCATCACCCCAGCAG ACTGAGTATCGTAATAAATGTGAGTTTCTGGTTGGCGTCGGGGTGGATGGGGAGGATAACACCGTGGGCTGTCGGCTCGGCAAGTACAAGGGCGGGACGTGTGCTGTGGCAGCCCCGTTTGACACCGTGCACATCCCCGAAGCCACCAAGCAGGTGGTGAAGGCCTTCCAGGAGTTCATCCG GTCCACTCCATACTCGGCATACGACCCAGAGACATACACAGGCCACTGGAAGCAGCTGACTGTGCGCACCAGCCGCCGCCGCCAGGCCATGGCCATTGCCTACTTCCACCCCCAG AAGCTGAGCCCTGAGGAGCTGGCAGAGCTGAAGGCCTCCCTAGCGCAGCACTTCACAGCAGGGCCAGGCAGGGCCAGTGGAGTGACCTGCCTCTACTTCGTGGAGGAGGGACAGCG AAAGACTCCTAGCCAGGAGGGCCTGCCCCTGGAGCATGTGGCTGGGGACCGGTGCATCCACGAGGACCTGCTAGGGCTGACCTTCCGGATCTCTCCACACGCCTTCTTCCAG AAGGTAAAGAGGGTCATTGGGGTCGAGCTATGCCCAGAGGCCGTGGAGGACGCCCGGGTGAACGCCCAGGACAATG AGTTGAGTAATGTGGAGTTCCACTGCGGGAGGGCCGAGGACCTGGTGCCCGCCCTGGTGAGCAGACTGGCCTCCCAGCACCTCGTGGCCATCCTGGACCCACCCCGTGCTGGCTTGC ATTCCAAGGTGATCCTCGCCATCCGCAGAGCTGAGAACCTCAGGCGGCTGCTGTACGTCTCATGCAACCCCCGGGCAGCCATGGGCAACTTTGTGGA CCTCTGCAGAGCCCCATCTAACCGAGTGAAGGGCATTCCCTTCCGGCCGGTCAAGGCTGTGGCAGTGGACCTGTTCCCGCAGACCCCGCACTGTGAGATGCTCATCCTGTTCGAGAGGGTGGAGCACCCCAATGGCACAGGGGTCTTAGGGCCCCACAGCCCTCCAGCTCAACCCACACCAGGACCCCCAGATGACACCCCACAAGAAACTGGGGCCTTCCCCTCATCCTAG
- the TRMT2A gene encoding tRNA (uracil-5-)-methyltransferase homolog A isoform X1, protein MSENLDNEGPKPMESCGQESSSTLSCPTVSVPPAAPSALEEVEKEGAGAATGPGPQPGLYSYIRDDLFTSEIFKLELQNVPRHASFSDVRRFLGRFGLQPHKTKLFGQPPCAFVTFRSAAERDKALRVLHGALWKGRPLSVRLARPKADPMARRRRQEGESEPPVTRVADVVTPLWTVPYAEQLERKQLECEQVLQKLAKEIGSTNRALLPWLLEQRHKHNKACCPLEGVRPSPQQTEYRNKCEFLVGVGVDGEDNTVGCRLGKYKGGTCAVAAPFDTVHIPEATKQVVKAFQEFIRSTPYSAYDPETYTGHWKQLTVRTSRRRQAMAIAYFHPQKLSPEELAELKASLAQHFTAGPGRASGVTCLYFVEEGQRKTPSQEGLPLEHVAGDRCIHEDLLGLTFRISPHAFFQVNTPAAEVLYTVIQDWAQLDAGSTVLDVCCGTGTIGLALARKVKRVIGVELCPEAVEDARVNAQDNELSNVEFHCGRAEDLVPALVSRLASQHLVAILDPPRAGLHSKVILAIRRAENLRRLLYVSCNPRAAMGNFVDLCRAPSNRVKGIPFRPVKAVAVDLFPQTPHCEMLILFERVEHPNGTGVLGPHSPPAQPTPGPPDDTPQETGAFPSS, encoded by the exons ATGAGTGAGAACCTCGACAACGAG GGCCCGAAGCCCATGGAGAGCTGTGGCCAGGAGAGCAGCAGTACCCTGAGCTGCCCTACAGTCTCGGTGCCCCCTGCAGCCCCCTCAGCcctggaggaggtggagaaagaggGCGCTGGGGCGGCTACAGGGCCGGGGCCTCAGCCCGGGCTCTACAGCTACATCAGGGATGACTTGTTTACCTCTGAGATCTTCAAACTGGAGCTGCAGAACGTACCTCGCCACGCCAGCTTCAGCGACGTCCGGCGCTTCCTGGGCCGCTTTGGTCTGCAGCCCCACAAAACCAAACTCTTTGGGCAACCACCCTGCGCCTTTGTGACATTCCGCAGCGCTGCAGAGAGGGACAAGGCCCTGCGCGTTTTGCATGGTGCCCTCTGGAAAGGCCGCCCACTCAGTGTGCGCCTGGCCCGGCCCAAGGCGGACCCCATGGCCAGGAGGAGGCGACAGGAGGGTGAGAGTGAGCCACCAGTAACACGAGTGGCCGACGTGGTGACCCCTTTATGGACAGTGCCCTATGCTGAGCAGCTTGAGCGGAAGCAGCTGGAGTGCGAGCAGGTGCTGCAGAAACTTGCCAA GGAAATCGGGAGCACCAACCGTGCCTTGCTGCCCTGGCTGCTTGAGCAGAGGCACAAGCACAACAAGGCCTGCTGCCCACTGGAGGGGGTCAGGCCATCACCCCAGCAG ACTGAGTATCGTAATAAATGTGAGTTTCTGGTTGGCGTCGGGGTGGATGGGGAGGATAACACCGTGGGCTGTCGGCTCGGCAAGTACAAGGGCGGGACGTGTGCTGTGGCAGCCCCGTTTGACACCGTGCACATCCCCGAAGCCACCAAGCAGGTGGTGAAGGCCTTCCAGGAGTTCATCCG GTCCACTCCATACTCGGCATACGACCCAGAGACATACACAGGCCACTGGAAGCAGCTGACTGTGCGCACCAGCCGCCGCCGCCAGGCCATGGCCATTGCCTACTTCCACCCCCAG AAGCTGAGCCCTGAGGAGCTGGCAGAGCTGAAGGCCTCCCTAGCGCAGCACTTCACAGCAGGGCCAGGCAGGGCCAGTGGAGTGACCTGCCTCTACTTCGTGGAGGAGGGACAGCG AAAGACTCCTAGCCAGGAGGGCCTGCCCCTGGAGCATGTGGCTGGGGACCGGTGCATCCACGAGGACCTGCTAGGGCTGACCTTCCGGATCTCTCCACACGCCTTCTTCCAG GTGAACACACCCGCAGCCGAGGTGCTCTACACAGTCATCCAGGACTGGGCCCAGCTGGATGCGGGGAGCACGGTGCTGGACGTGTGCTGTGGCACTGGCACCATTGGCCTGGCCCTGGCCCGG AAGGTAAAGAGGGTCATTGGGGTCGAGCTATGCCCAGAGGCCGTGGAGGACGCCCGGGTGAACGCCCAGGACAATG AGTTGAGTAATGTGGAGTTCCACTGCGGGAGGGCCGAGGACCTGGTGCCCGCCCTGGTGAGCAGACTGGCCTCCCAGCACCTCGTGGCCATCCTGGACCCACCCCGTGCTGGCTTGC ATTCCAAGGTGATCCTCGCCATCCGCAGAGCTGAGAACCTCAGGCGGCTGCTGTACGTCTCATGCAACCCCCGGGCAGCCATGGGCAACTTTGTGGA CCTCTGCAGAGCCCCATCTAACCGAGTGAAGGGCATTCCCTTCCGGCCGGTCAAGGCTGTGGCAGTGGACCTGTTCCCGCAGACCCCGCACTGTGAGATGCTCATCCTGTTCGAGAGGGTGGAGCACCCCAATGGCACAGGGGTCTTAGGGCCCCACAGCCCTCCAGCTCAACCCACACCAGGACCCCCAGATGACACCCCACAAGAAACTGGGGCCTTCCCCTCATCCTAG